Proteins encoded together in one Lathyrus oleraceus cultivar Zhongwan6 chromosome 5, CAAS_Psat_ZW6_1.0, whole genome shotgun sequence window:
- the LOC127083740 gene encoding albumin-2-like encodes MTKPGYINAAFRSSFNGEAYLFIDDKYVLVDYAPGTGDDKLLNGPLPLPAGFKSLDGTVFGTYGVDCAFDTDNDEAFIFYENFTALINYAPHTYNDKIISGPKKISDMFPFFKGTVFENGIDAAFRSTKEKEVYLFKGDLYARIDYGKNYLVQSIKNISTGFPCFTGTVFENGVDAAFASHRTNEAYFFKGDYYALVKISPGGIDDYIIGGVKPILENWPSLRGIIPQKS; translated from the coding sequence ATGACAAAACCAGGTTACATTAATGCTGCTTTTCGTTCATCTTTCAACGGCGAAGCTTACTTATTCATCGATGATAAGTATGTGTTGGTAGATTATGCACCGGGAACCGGCGACGATAAGCTCTTAAACGGGCCTCTTCCTCTTCCTGCTGGGTTTAAATCACTTGATGGTACAGTATTTGGAACCTACGGAGTTGACTGTGCCTTTGACACCGATAACGACGAAGCATTCATCTTTTATGAGAACTTTACTGCTCTCATAAACTATGCTCCACATACTTACAATGACAAAATCATCTCGGGTCCGAAGAAAATCTCGGACATGTTTCCTTTTTTCAAAGGAACCGTGTTTGAAAACGGGATTGACGCTGCATTCAGGTCAACTAAGGAGAAAGAAGTTTATTTATTCAAAGGAGACTTGTATGCTCGTATAGACTATGGAAAAAACTATCTGGTTCAAAGTATCAAGAACATTAGCACTGGGTTCCCTTGTTTCACTGGAACCGTCTTTGAAAATGGAGTGGATGCTGCTTTTGCTTCTCACAGGACCAATGAAGCATACTTTTTCAAAGGAGATTACTATGCACTTGTCAAGATTAGCCCGGGCGGAATAGATGACTATATTATCGGTGGTGTGAAGCCCATTCTTGAGAATTGGCCTTCTCTTCGTGGTATAATACCTCAGAAAAGTTAA